The genomic interval AAGACGACCCGCTCAGCCCGGAGGTTCCGGTGACGACTCGTGGAGTTCTGTACGTGCACTCCGCGCCGCGCGCGTTGTGCCCGCACGTCGAGTGGGCCGTCGCCGGGGTGCTCGGCACGCGCGTCAGCCTCGACTGGATCCGCCAGCCGGCCGCCCCCGGCACCTGGCGCTCGGAGTTCTCCTGGCAGGGCCAGGCCGGCACCGCCTCCAAGCTCGCCTCCGCGCTGCGCGGCTGGCAGATGCTGCGCTTCGAGGTCACCTCCGAACCGTGCCCCGCCGCCGAGGGCGAACGCTACAGCTGCACCCCCGACCTCGGCATCTTCCACGCCGTCACCGGCATCCACGGCGACATCCTCATCCCGG from Streptomyces sp. DH-12 carries:
- a CDS encoding DUF3145 domain-containing protein, with the translated sequence MTTRGVLYVHSAPRALCPHVEWAVAGVLGTRVSLDWIRQPAAPGTWRSEFSWQGQAGTASKLASALRGWQMLRFEVTSEPCPAAEGERYSCTPDLGIFHAVTGIHGDILIPEDRLRAALVRSRTEDTDLESEIAKLLGKPWDDELEPFRYAGEGAPVRWLHQVV